From Gammaproteobacteria bacterium, one genomic window encodes:
- a CDS encoding 1-acyl-sn-glycerol-3-phosphate acyltransferase gives MMAFRRLLRRPGADWGSLAANVIDRLMRSYCRHVHHLDTPGLDLPDGPCIVVSNHVSGLDPFLLIAATDRPLRFIIAKEEYERFGLTWLFRLARCIPVDRSGRVESAFREALRALRNGEVVALFPHGKIHLDEEPDKPLKRGVFRLAELAKVPIVAARITGVRAQGSVVKAVFVASHSRVTPLGRISFEQAGDPALRQRLGHALLGKLDAESFQRPNGH, from the coding sequence ATGATGGCCTTTCGTCGCCTGTTGCGTCGGCCTGGAGCTGACTGGGGAAGTTTAGCGGCGAACGTAATTGATCGGTTGATGCGCAGCTATTGTCGGCATGTGCATCACCTAGACACGCCAGGCTTGGACTTGCCTGATGGACCGTGCATCGTGGTATCAAACCATGTTTCTGGCTTGGATCCGTTTTTGTTAATTGCTGCGACCGATCGACCTCTGCGTTTTATCATTGCCAAAGAAGAATACGAGCGTTTCGGACTGACTTGGTTGTTTCGACTGGCTCGCTGCATTCCAGTGGACCGCTCGGGCCGCGTCGAATCGGCGTTTCGCGAAGCTTTGCGCGCCTTGAGAAATGGTGAGGTGGTCGCGTTATTCCCGCATGGCAAGATTCATTTGGACGAAGAGCCCGACAAGCCCTTGAAAAGGGGAGTGTTTCGGTTGGCCGAGCTTGCCAAAGTGCCCATTGTGGCGGCGCGCATCACTGGGGTTCGGGCTCAAGGGAGTGTGGTTAAGGCAGTGTTTGTGGCTAGCCATAGTCGTGTGACGCCTTTAGGGCGAATTTCTTTTGAACAGGCAGGTGATCCCGCGCTGCGGCAACGGTTGGGGCATGCGCTGCTTGGTAAGTTGGATGCGGAAAGCTTCCAGCGACCTAACGGACATTAA